Part of the Yersinia hibernica genome, GTGAGGCGTTAGCACCCTTTGAGAGCCGAGAATTGCCACTAACGAGTTACAGGAGCGGTATCCATACCGCTGCTGTAACCCAAAATGCTAGCAACTCAAAGAAACTCAAACTGCGCGTCTAACCTGCTCATCCAGCAGTTGTGAAGTTATATCGGCAGATTGCGGAGAAAGTTTACGTTTTTTTACTGCGCGGGAAGGTGGCTGGCAAAGACTGCAAACAAAGCTGTTTCGTGGTTGGTGAGCATGGGTGATAAAAGTCCCACCGCAACAGTTACAACCAGAGAGCTGCAACATACCACTGTCGACGAAGCGAACCAAAGTCCAGGCACGGGTTAACGCCAGTAATGGCGGTATTCCAGACTGATCCGGGCACTGTTCGAGATAAAGACGATAAGCCTTAATAACGGCCTCAACACCGGTGCATTGCCCGCTTTTTAGCAAGAAACTATAAGCGTTATAAAACATCGATGAGTGAATGTTTTGTTCCCAAGTCATAAACCAATCGGTCGAAAACGGTAACATGCCTTTAGGCGGAGGACTGCCTCTCAGCTCCTTATAAAGCTTGATTAAACGCCCTCGGCTGAGTTGCGTTTCGCTTTCTAACATCTGCAAACGCGCACCTAAAGTTATCAACTCCATGGCCAAATGAATATCTTTGGCTTCCTGAACAATACTTTTCTCAACCATCGGTCATGCTCTTTTCTTAGACGCACTACCGTCTTTTAACGATAGCTCGTGGAGTAAGTGACTCGACAATAAAATTCCGGTGTGGATTTGCTGCAAGTCATCCACACGAGATTCTTTCGTCAGATGATGAATTGTATTGTGATCACTGAAACGGAAATGACAGACCAATTGGTTAGTCTCAGCTAATTTAACCATCTGCGGTAATGTTAACTGCGATAATGCATCGGCCATGTTATCTGTAATACCCAGACGAAACATCGCTGAGGGTTTCTCATCGTTAATTAACCGTTGCGCTAAAAGCAAGTATGACAAATTAATATCATAAATATGTTTGAGTAATTCAGACGTACTCATTTTACACATCCCGACTGATTATGTTTTAAAACATAAGTTGGATGATAGTATTTTTCACCCAAGACCTGGGATCCTTCCCGTTATACAGTTAATTAGAACCCATAGAGCTAAAAGTAATTGAAACCTACTGGTGCTACATTACAAAAATACCGTTTTGGTATGAAATAACATGTCTTCTGATTGTCAGCTTGATTTTACGCTGCTCTGATATTGCATCTTCGACATGAAACTTTTCTTACAAAATATTGGGATTATTCCTAGTGAGGGCCAACTCTACTCCCGAATCGTT contains:
- the flhC gene encoding flagellar transcriptional regulator FlhC, with the translated sequence MVEKSIVQEAKDIHLAMELITLGARLQMLESETQLSRGRLIKLYKELRGSPPPKGMLPFSTDWFMTWEQNIHSSMFYNAYSFLLKSGQCTGVEAVIKAYRLYLEQCPDQSGIPPLLALTRAWTLVRFVDSGMLQLSGCNCCGGTFITHAHQPRNSFVCSLCQPPSRAVKKRKLSPQSADITSQLLDEQVRRAV
- the flhD gene encoding flagellar transcriptional regulator FlhD, with the translated sequence MSTSELLKHIYDINLSYLLLAQRLINDEKPSAMFRLGITDNMADALSQLTLPQMVKLAETNQLVCHFRFSDHNTIHHLTKESRVDDLQQIHTGILLSSHLLHELSLKDGSASKKRA